Proteins from a genomic interval of Pirellulales bacterium:
- a CDS encoding type II toxin-antitoxin system RelE/ParE family toxin — protein sequence MRLRWIASGRATLLSSLRRIRDDNPAVANDLARRIDVAVQRLEAFPHSGRIGTVPITRELVIPGLPFIVVYRVTDAEVQILRVFHDKRERL from the coding sequence ATGCGTCTTCGCTGGATAGCAAGTGGTCGCGCAACTCTACTCTCGTCTCTGCGTCGAATCCGCGACGATAATCCGGCAGTCGCCAATGACCTGGCGCGGCGCATCGATGTGGCCGTGCAGCGTCTTGAGGCGTTCCCGCATTCCGGCCGGATAGGCACGGTGCCGATCACGCGCGAGCTGGTGATTCCGGGCTTACCCTTCATTGTCGTCTATCGCGTGACGGACGCGGAAGTCCAGATACTGCGCGTATTTCACGACAAGCGAGAGCGCCTATGA
- a CDS encoding ribbon-helix-helix protein, CopG family, translating into MEKVTEKVNVTCRLSAEDVAFLDKLAEAKDRDRSYLIKQAVSEYIALQRWQVEEIERALAEADADKFATDKDVRAMFNEFR; encoded by the coding sequence ATGGAGAAGGTCACAGAAAAGGTCAACGTAACCTGTCGACTGAGCGCAGAAGACGTTGCCTTCCTCGATAAGCTTGCGGAAGCAAAAGACCGCGACCGGAGTTATCTGATTAAGCAGGCGGTGTCGGAATACATCGCCTTACAGCGTTGGCAGGTCGAAGAGATCGAGCGCGCGCTTGCGGAAGCCGACGCCGACAAGTTCGCAACGGATAAAGACGTCCGGGCAATGTTCAACGAATTCCGCTGA